In the Staphylococcus condimenti genome, one interval contains:
- a CDS encoding alpha/beta hydrolase codes for MSDINYISSFDNTNLYAKISLGESPVANLIVVHGLSEELDDYDEVTAFFNEYDFNVIRYDQRSHANTSGIKELHERIDILIEDLKAVVDYVKKQLTGEVFILGHGVGGSLAALFGIKYPQEVLGFVSCGGLSPTGQPLLRDDAGDDTAEENDEPTNLEKQRMIQDFRERLHEVNIDYKQFKDRVLIMHGGDDKIVSSDDAIQFYKEAYTTHKSLRIYDGLNHELLNVTSYRGMLLSDIVNWLEFELSCIEQDEN; via the coding sequence GTGTCTGACATAAATTATATTTCATCATTTGATAATACAAATTTATATGCAAAAATAAGTTTAGGAGAAAGTCCAGTTGCTAATTTAATTGTAGTACATGGCCTTTCTGAAGAGTTAGATGATTATGATGAGGTAACAGCTTTCTTTAATGAATATGATTTTAATGTGATACGTTATGATCAACGTAGCCATGCAAATACATCTGGTATAAAAGAACTACATGAACGTATTGATATTTTAATAGAAGATTTAAAAGCAGTAGTAGATTATGTAAAAAAACAACTGACAGGCGAGGTGTTTATTTTGGGCCATGGTGTCGGTGGTTCTCTCGCGGCATTGTTTGGAATTAAATATCCTCAAGAAGTGTTGGGATTTGTTTCTTGCGGAGGACTGTCACCGACAGGCCAGCCTTTATTAAGAGATGACGCTGGTGATGATACTGCAGAGGAAAATGACGAGCCGACAAATTTAGAAAAACAACGAATGATTCAAGATTTTCGTGAACGTCTACATGAGGTTAATATTGATTATAAACAATTTAAAGATCGTGTTTTAATCATGCACGGCGGAGATGATAAGATAGTCAGTTCAGATGATGCGATTCAGTTTTATAAAGAAGCGTACACAACTCATAAATCATTGCGTATTTATGATGGTTTGAATCACGAGCTTTTAAATGTGACTTCTTATCGCGGTATGTTACTATCGGATATTGTAAATTGGCTAGAATTTGAATTGTCTTGTATAGAACAAGATGAAAATTAA
- a CDS encoding LacI family DNA-binding transcriptional regulator, whose amino-acid sequence MKKSQPTLHDIARISGLSIATVNKILEDKRHVASDSARDKVVEALEMLGYEPSRYIQSLRGEQTKTIAFIIPRHDAYYASIIDAIEHQKGSESIRIIAMASNEKAERQDELIDWFVSQQVDGIIVSPVSAQMLIAQRWRDIPMLIIDNHIEDESLPYIGLNHEDSAYKAAEHLLKQQHEVIGLLLGNPEISTAADSRMGYKAALEDFNINMDERLITYQYSDLSMNATEKYGVEAIEQLLYSNRRPSAIIAANHALLTGVLHGLNDHGLKVPDDIAVVTLEENNWNTANQPQLTAVGIATKDIGAAIFKQLQRFFNGEDKEIKSNWLSSQLIIRDSSQ is encoded by the coding sequence ATGAAAAAATCACAACCTACATTACATGATATTGCGAGAATTTCAGGGTTATCGATTGCAACAGTTAACAAAATATTAGAAGACAAACGTCATGTAGCGAGTGATAGTGCGAGAGATAAAGTGGTTGAAGCATTAGAAATGCTTGGTTATGAACCAAGCAGATACATTCAATCTTTAAGAGGAGAACAAACGAAAACAATTGCTTTTATTATCCCTAGACATGATGCTTATTATGCTTCGATTATCGATGCGATTGAACATCAAAAAGGATCTGAGTCTATTCGGATTATCGCCATGGCATCTAATGAAAAAGCAGAGCGTCAAGATGAACTGATTGATTGGTTTGTTTCACAACAAGTAGATGGTATTATTGTATCTCCTGTTTCTGCACAAATGCTTATTGCACAGAGATGGCGTGATATTCCTATGTTGATTATTGATAATCATATTGAAGATGAATCTTTACCATATATCGGGTTGAATCATGAAGATTCTGCTTATAAGGCTGCAGAACATTTATTGAAGCAGCAACATGAAGTTATCGGGTTGTTGCTAGGCAATCCTGAAATCAGTACTGCAGCAGATAGCAGAATGGGATATAAAGCTGCTTTAGAAGACTTCAATATAAATATGGATGAACGACTAATCACCTATCAATATAGTGATTTGAGTATGAACGCAACGGAAAAATATGGAGTAGAAGCAATAGAGCAATTATTATATTCAAATAGAAGACCTTCTGCAATAATCGCTGCAAATCATGCTTTATTAACAGGAGTCCTGCATGGTCTGAACGATCATGGATTGAAAGTTCCAGATGATATTGCTGTTGTAACATTAGAAGAAAACAATTGGAATACTGCAAACCAACCACAACTTACAGCAGTAGGTATTGCTACAAAAGACATCGGTGCTGCAATATTTAAGCAATTACAACGCTTTTTTAACGGAGAAGATAAAGAAATTAAATCAAATTGGCTTTCATCTCAATTGATAATCCGAGATTCTAGTCAATGA
- a CDS encoding PTS sugar transporter subunit IIC — translation MDIILGAGTLLLVLIAMSLFLKFAPYGKKGLQALSGAACATFLPQAFLSYAIGGVFHIEFFQKIGDLAGSLSGIAVGILTCLNMGVSPVFAVIVGLVLHDSKLLPAFIAAYLVAYVIKFIEKKVPEGLDLIVVILVAPALTFGIAGLISPAVMGVLKQIGGAITAVGDNNPYALAVILGLIIPVVGMTPLSSMVLTSLLGLTGVPMAIGALTCTGASFANFMLFRGLKIGNLGKAFAVAIEPLTQIDTIAKYPIQLYGANAIIGVFNAIIVTAIGLVINVTGMATPIAGAVVLFGFNKPVPSIIGIVAVAITSIILGWILAKLINKINFNKLSEKLPSRKTTTQAN, via the coding sequence ATGGATATTATCTTGGGAGCAGGGACTTTATTACTTGTCCTCATTGCAATGTCTTTATTTTTAAAATTTGCTCCTTATGGTAAGAAAGGTTTGCAAGCGCTTTCGGGTGCAGCTTGTGCGACATTCTTGCCTCAAGCATTTTTAAGTTATGCAATTGGTGGGGTATTCCACATTGAATTTTTCCAGAAGATTGGTGACTTAGCAGGTAGCCTAAGCGGTATTGCCGTAGGTATTTTAACTTGCTTAAACATGGGTGTTTCACCAGTCTTTGCAGTAATTGTGGGACTTGTACTACACGATTCTAAATTATTGCCTGCATTTATTGCGGCATATCTTGTGGCTTACGTTATTAAATTTATCGAGAAAAAAGTTCCAGAAGGGCTAGACTTGATCGTAGTAATCTTGGTAGCTCCAGCATTAACTTTCGGTATTGCAGGACTAATTTCTCCTGCAGTTATGGGTGTCTTAAAACAAATCGGTGGTGCGATTACAGCAGTTGGAGACAATAACCCATATGCCTTAGCAGTTATTTTAGGATTGATCATTCCAGTGGTAGGTATGACTCCTTTAAGTTCAATGGTATTAACAAGCTTATTAGGTTTAACTGGAGTTCCGATGGCAATCGGTGCATTAACTTGTACAGGTGCTTCATTCGCAAACTTCATGTTATTCAGAGGCTTGAAAATCGGCAATCTTGGTAAAGCATTTGCCGTTGCAATTGAACCACTTACTCAAATTGACACTATCGCCAAATATCCAATACAACTTTATGGTGCAAATGCGATTATAGGTGTATTCAACGCTATTATCGTTACTGCAATTGGTTTAGTAATCAACGTAACGGGTATGGCTACACCAATAGCTGGTGCAGTAGTTTTATTCGGTTTCAATAAACCAGTTCCTAGTATTATCGGTATCGTAGCTGTAGCAATCACAAGTATTATACTTGGTTGGATTTTGGCTAAATTAATCAATAAAATCAACTTCAATAAACTTAGTGAAAAATTACCAAGCCGTAAAACAACAACTCAAGCAAACTAA
- the sdaAB gene encoding L-serine ammonia-lyase, iron-sulfur-dependent subunit beta, protein MARKKDFQSAFDIIGPVMMGPSSSHTAGAVKIGNAGRTVLQGTPENIEIHYYESFAKTHLGHGTDVAIIGGLLGYSTFDERIKNSVEIAKNEGIKIKFIEESGKSLGEHPNCALIKADSGDRHIEVNGISIGGGTIKIKSINVNGQCILMNHGLPILEVDGPTDNATINHLINDLIENGVDINEEIKTINQEGCLMAMHLNKALSEDTLDKMREKYSDLNFAYIK, encoded by the coding sequence ATGGCAAGAAAAAAGGATTTCCAGAGCGCATTTGATATCATCGGACCTGTAATGATGGGGCCTTCAAGTTCACACACAGCAGGTGCAGTTAAAATTGGTAATGCAGGGAGAACAGTACTGCAAGGAACACCAGAAAATATTGAAATTCATTACTATGAATCTTTCGCAAAAACACATTTAGGTCACGGTACTGATGTGGCTATTATCGGTGGATTATTAGGCTATAGTACGTTTGATGAACGTATCAAAAATTCAGTTGAAATTGCGAAAAATGAAGGTATTAAAATTAAATTCATTGAAGAATCTGGCAAAAGCTTAGGAGAGCATCCTAACTGTGCATTAATTAAAGCAGACAGTGGCGATCGTCATATTGAAGTCAACGGTATTTCAATTGGCGGCGGAACAATTAAAATCAAAAGCATTAATGTTAATGGTCAATGTATTTTAATGAACCATGGACTTCCAATCTTAGAAGTAGATGGACCTACAGATAATGCTACAATCAATCATTTGATTAATGATTTGATTGAAAACGGAGTAGATATCAACGAAGAAATTAAAACAATCAACCAAGAAGGCTGCTTAATGGCAATGCACTTAAACAAAGCACTTTCAGAAGATACGTTAGATAAAATGAGAGAGAAATATAGCGACTTAAACTTTGCATATATTAAATAA
- the sdaAA gene encoding L-serine ammonia-lyase, iron-sulfur-dependent, subunit alpha: MFDTIKEIIDYSNEHDMSFAEIMIQDEMERSGQSREEVREQMKQNLEVMRDAVKKGTTGEGVKSVTGYTGQDAIKIKNYNENNHSLSGNEMMQAVMGAVATNEVNAAMGIICATPTAGSSGTIPGTLFKLEATHGLTEDQMIDFLFSASICGRVVANNASVAGATGGCQAEVGSASAIAAASAVQIFGGSPEASGHALAISLSNLLGLVCDPVAGLVEIPCVMRNAIGSGNALISADLALAGVESRIPVDEVIEAMGKIGRNLPAELRETGLGGLAGTPTGEAIKRKIFGDSEVKS, from the coding sequence ATGTTTGATACTATTAAAGAAATCATTGATTACTCGAACGAACATGATATGAGTTTCGCAGAAATTATGATTCAAGATGAGATGGAACGTAGCGGACAATCGAGAGAAGAAGTTCGTGAACAAATGAAACAAAACTTAGAAGTAATGCGCGACGCAGTTAAAAAAGGGACAACTGGCGAAGGCGTTAAAAGTGTAACAGGGTATACTGGTCAAGATGCTATTAAAATTAAAAATTATAATGAAAATAATCATTCACTCTCAGGTAACGAAATGATGCAAGCGGTTATGGGCGCAGTTGCAACTAACGAAGTGAATGCAGCTATGGGTATCATTTGTGCGACACCAACAGCTGGTTCTTCAGGTACAATTCCAGGAACATTATTTAAATTAGAAGCAACTCATGGACTTACAGAAGATCAAATGATTGACTTCTTATTCTCAGCATCAATTTGCGGCCGTGTTGTTGCAAACAATGCAAGTGTTGCTGGCGCAACAGGTGGCTGTCAAGCAGAAGTTGGTTCAGCATCAGCTATCGCAGCAGCATCAGCTGTTCAAATTTTCGGAGGTTCACCAGAAGCTTCAGGTCACGCATTAGCAATTTCATTAAGTAACTTGTTAGGTCTTGTTTGTGACCCGGTTGCTGGTTTAGTTGAAATTCCATGTGTAATGCGTAATGCAATCGGTTCAGGAAATGCTTTGATTTCTGCTGACTTAGCATTAGCTGGCGTAGAAAGCAGAATTCCTGTTGATGAAGTTATCGAAGCAATGGGCAAAATTGGTCGTAACTTACCAGCAGAATTACGTGAAACTGGTCTTGGTGGTTTAGCAGGTACACCAACAGGTGAAGCAATCAAACGTAAAATCTTCGGTGATTCTGAAGTTAAATCATAA
- a CDS encoding NAD(P)H-dependent oxidoreductase, protein MSTLVIIAHPGIQSANINESWKETIENRFELATTHDLYELYPDGNINVEKEQKLVEQHDHIVFQYPMYWMNYPPLLQKWFDEVYTNGWAFKGGSALKDKHFGLAISCGQPKDHYAHTGSIGYTIEEVVTPLKAVINLVGGHYFGLHAIYDTDSIGNFADIAENADRYIAFLEKLEKQQ, encoded by the coding sequence ATGTCAACTTTAGTAATTATCGCACATCCTGGAATTCAATCAGCTAATATTAATGAATCTTGGAAAGAAACAATTGAAAATCGTTTTGAACTTGCAACAACTCATGATTTATATGAGTTATATCCCGATGGAAACATTAATGTAGAAAAAGAACAAAAACTTGTAGAACAACATGACCATATTGTCTTTCAATACCCAATGTATTGGATGAATTATCCTCCTTTACTACAAAAATGGTTTGATGAAGTCTATACAAATGGTTGGGCATTTAAAGGCGGAAGTGCTTTAAAAGATAAACATTTTGGTTTAGCAATTTCATGCGGACAGCCAAAAGACCATTATGCTCATACAGGATCCATTGGTTACACGATAGAAGAAGTTGTGACGCCGTTAAAAGCTGTGATTAACTTAGTAGGCGGACATTATTTTGGCTTACATGCTATATATGATACTGATAGTATCGGCAACTTTGCTGATATTGCAGAAAATGCAGACCGATACATTGCGTTTCTAGAAAAACTCGAAAAACAACAATAG
- a CDS encoding RNA-guided endonuclease InsQ/TnpB family protein — protein sequence MLRAFRTEINPSFEQRLTINQTIGTCRWIYNKFIEINQYLYKKEKSYMDGYTFSKWINNEYLPSNPDKHWIKQSASKAVKQSIMNAHRAYQTFFKKQKGYPKFKKKSGIGSYYLIGTIHVQRHRIRLPKLGWIKLKEKGYIPTNNIRSATVIREFDRYYVSVLIDCEQPLRFKPKQTDGIGIDLGLKEAVFTPSGVKIRNFKTNQSIVKLDKSLKRHQRKLSRKKKGSHNWYKQLLKVQRLYRRIKNIKRNIKRKGILSIVRTNPQFITIENLNIKGMMRNKRLANSFQQIGLGNIVECFKIKCQDYGIELRQVDRFYPSSQICSDCGHRQPMPLNQRTYHCHHCGMIKDRDINASINLKQATDYTVIV from the coding sequence ATGCTGAGAGCTTTTAGAACCGAAATCAACCCTTCTTTTGAACAACGACTAACCATCAACCAAACTATCGGCACATGCCGTTGGATTTACAACAAATTCATTGAAATCAATCAATATCTATATAAAAAAGAAAAATCGTATATGGATGGTTATACATTCAGCAAATGGATAAACAATGAATACCTACCCAGTAACCCTGATAAACATTGGATTAAACAAAGTGCTAGCAAAGCCGTCAAACAATCTATTATGAATGCACATCGTGCTTATCAGACATTTTTCAAAAAACAAAAAGGTTATCCGAAGTTTAAAAAGAAATCAGGCATTGGAAGCTATTATTTGATCGGTACCATCCATGTACAACGACATCGCATCCGATTACCGAAGCTGGGATGGATTAAATTAAAAGAAAAAGGTTACATCCCAACAAATAATATAAGATCGGCAACTGTTATCAGAGAATTCGATCGTTATTATGTATCTGTACTGATTGACTGTGAACAACCCCTCCGCTTTAAACCGAAGCAAACAGACGGAATCGGTATCGATTTGGGATTAAAAGAAGCTGTATTCACACCCTCCGGTGTGAAAATCAGAAACTTCAAAACGAATCAAAGTATTGTCAAACTTGATAAATCTTTGAAACGACACCAGCGAAAATTATCCAGAAAGAAAAAAGGTTCTCATAACTGGTATAAACAATTATTGAAAGTACAAAGATTATACCGACGTATTAAAAACATTAAAAGAAATATCAAACGCAAAGGCATACTCTCTATTGTCCGCACAAATCCGCAATTTATTACGATTGAAAATTTAAACATCAAAGGCATGATGAGAAACAAAAGATTGGCCAATAGTTTTCAACAGATCGGACTAGGTAACATTGTTGAGTGTTTTAAAATCAAATGTCAAGATTATGGTATTGAATTACGCCAAGTCGATAGATTTTATCCATCCAGTCAAATATGTTCTGACTGCGGTCACAGACAACCCATGCCTTTGAATCAAAGAACGTATCATTGTCATCATTGCGGAATGATTAAGGACAGAGATATCAATGCCAGTATTAATTTGAAACAAGCGACAGATTACACCGTGATAGTGTAA
- a CDS encoding NAD(P)H-dependent oxidoreductase: MDNKEMRQVIIDAFNFRHATKRFNPDKKVSDADFQTILEAGRLSPSSIGSEPWRFVVVQNEEMREKLKEVAPGAQGQLETASYFVIILARKNLKADSDHFRHMLKDIQKVPEEKIEGMVKGFTSFQNDNLNLYESERSLWDWASKQTYIALGNMMTAAALLGVDSCPMEGLKMKEMTKLLNDEGIMNSDYFLPSVMVAFGYRAEDPKRGKTRQLQEDVVEWIM; this comes from the coding sequence ATGGATAATAAAGAAATGCGCCAAGTCATCATAGATGCATTTAATTTCAGACATGCAACAAAACGATTCAACCCTGATAAAAAAGTAAGTGACGCTGACTTTCAAACAATATTAGAAGCAGGTCGCTTATCACCAAGTTCAATTGGTTCAGAGCCATGGCGTTTTGTGGTTGTACAAAATGAAGAAATGCGAGAAAAATTAAAAGAAGTAGCACCAGGTGCACAAGGCCAATTAGAAACAGCAAGCTACTTTGTTATTATTTTGGCACGTAAAAATCTCAAAGCAGATTCTGATCACTTCAGACATATGTTAAAAGACATTCAAAAAGTACCTGAAGAAAAAATAGAAGGTATGGTCAAAGGATTTACATCATTCCAAAATGACAACTTAAACTTATATGAAAGCGAACGTTCGTTGTGGGATTGGGCAAGTAAACAAACTTATATTGCTCTTGGCAATATGATGACAGCAGCGGCATTGTTAGGCGTTGATTCTTGTCCGATGGAAGGTCTTAAAATGAAAGAAATGACAAAATTACTTAATGATGAAGGTATTATGAATTCAGATTATTTCTTGCCTTCAGTAATGGTTGCATTTGGTTATCGTGCAGAAGATCCAAAACGTGGAAAAACACGCCAATTACAAGAAGATGTAGTCGAATGGATTATGTAA
- a CDS encoding D-2-hydroxyacid dehydrogenase yields the protein MRIKMFDVENYEEQYIKDWSKAHQIEVDYEHGPLTKENAAQLKDYDGISLSHNGPFDSDLFEVLASYGIKQIAQRSAGFDMYDLEKAREWGITITTVPSYSPSSIAEYAVMGALYFARQVPLVQQRVHQHDFRWKGDIMSRTVKDLTVAVIGIGRIGSISARLFHSFGCKIVGYDPIRRPEMEGIVEYKESILEAITEADIVTLHIPGNKDTYHLFDEEVFRHFKTETIFVNAARGMVVDTKAFLTALNSDKIVGAVIDTYENEAEYYRRDYSEKEIKDDILLHLIERDDVLVSPHIAFFTGEAVKNLTEGGLNSTLEVLTTGDSEFRIN from the coding sequence ATGAGAATTAAGATGTTTGATGTAGAAAATTATGAAGAACAATATATTAAAGACTGGTCGAAAGCACATCAAATTGAAGTAGATTATGAACATGGCCCATTAACAAAAGAAAATGCAGCACAATTAAAAGATTATGACGGTATTTCATTAAGTCATAATGGTCCATTTGATTCAGACTTATTTGAAGTGTTGGCTTCATATGGGATAAAGCAGATTGCACAACGCAGTGCAGGGTTTGATATGTATGATTTAGAAAAAGCACGTGAATGGGGTATTACAATTACAACTGTGCCAAGTTATTCTCCAAGTTCGATTGCTGAATATGCAGTAATGGGTGCTTTGTATTTTGCAAGACAAGTACCATTAGTGCAACAGCGTGTGCACCAGCATGATTTCAGATGGAAAGGCGATATTATGTCGCGTACGGTTAAAGACTTAACTGTTGCGGTGATTGGTATTGGCCGTATCGGCAGTATTTCAGCACGCTTATTTCATAGTTTTGGTTGCAAAATAGTGGGATATGATCCTATACGACGACCTGAAATGGAAGGGATTGTAGAGTATAAAGAAAGTATCTTAGAAGCAATTACAGAAGCAGACATTGTAACATTGCATATACCTGGCAATAAAGACACTTATCATCTTTTTGACGAAGAAGTTTTTCGCCATTTCAAAACTGAAACTATTTTTGTGAACGCTGCACGCGGTATGGTGGTGGATACTAAAGCGTTCTTGACAGCTTTAAATAGTGATAAAATTGTAGGTGCTGTGATAGATACGTATGAGAATGAAGCAGAGTATTATCGAAGAGATTATTCTGAAAAAGAAATTAAAGATGATATTTTACTGCATTTAATTGAACGAGATGATGTATTAGTGTCGCCGCATATTGCATTCTTTACTGGAGAAGCGGTTAAGAATTTAACAGAAGGCGGGCTTAACAGCACCTTGGAAGTTTTAACAACAGGCGATTCAGAATTTCGTATTAATTAA
- a CDS encoding ABC transporter transmembrane domain-containing protein yields the protein MKVFINLKWFFKQEKAKYLLGLLVLLGIALIQLVPPQIIGKTIDLIGTKKLTGHTLLIYMLLLSGAAIMTYILRYTWRVLIFGTSNKLGKILRSRLYEKYTSMSPSFFQQRRTGDLMAHATNDINAVQGAAGPGILMISDSLITGTSILITMAITVNWKLTLIVMLPMPVLVILTSYYGRLMSKGFKKAQAAFSRLNDKTQESISGIKVTKTMGYEKSDQKDFKDISDDVVEKNLKVAQIDALFDPTIMLVIGTSYFLAMVCGSFMIFHDTISLGQLITTTTYLGMLVWPLLALGFFFNIIQRGNASYERISDIMDTKNEIDTTYSVEGFPTGNISFNIESFRFPDAEHPALTDVHFTIEEGTTVGIVGRTSSGKSTLLRLLVREFDTKRPEDITYGKIPIRDYEISHLRAMFGYVPQDNFLFSTTIKENIAFADPAMEEENIARAAQLSYIHDDILDFPKGYQTIVGERGVSLSGGQKQRVSIARAVIQNPLVLIFDDSLSAVDADTEEHILTNMQNDRQGKTNIITAHRMSAVSHADLIVVMDEGTVAEKGTHEELMRNQGWYWQTYQSQQLRDELTRNLDDITQGEGDGSNAENK from the coding sequence ATGAAAGTCTTTATAAATTTAAAGTGGTTTTTTAAGCAAGAAAAGGCTAAGTATTTGTTAGGACTCTTAGTCTTATTAGGAATCGCGTTGATTCAACTTGTACCGCCGCAAATCATCGGTAAAACAATTGATTTGATTGGAACAAAAAAACTGACAGGACATACTTTGCTGATTTATATGCTGTTGCTGAGCGGAGCAGCAATTATGACTTATATTTTGCGCTATACTTGGCGTGTATTAATTTTTGGTACAAGTAATAAATTAGGAAAAATCCTGCGTAGTCGCTTGTATGAAAAATATACATCAATGAGTCCATCGTTTTTCCAACAAAGACGTACTGGAGACTTAATGGCACATGCAACGAACGATATCAATGCTGTGCAAGGGGCAGCAGGGCCAGGTATATTAATGATCAGTGATTCATTAATCACAGGAACATCTATTTTAATTACAATGGCTATTACAGTTAACTGGAAATTAACATTAATTGTAATGTTGCCGATGCCGGTTTTAGTGATTTTAACGAGCTATTATGGTCGTTTGATGAGTAAAGGGTTTAAGAAAGCGCAAGCCGCATTTAGTCGATTGAATGATAAAACTCAAGAGAGTATCTCTGGGATTAAAGTAACAAAAACGATGGGTTATGAAAAAAGCGATCAGAAAGACTTTAAAGATATCAGCGACGATGTCGTGGAAAAAAACTTAAAGGTTGCACAAATCGATGCACTCTTTGACCCGACCATTATGCTGGTTATTGGGACAAGTTACTTCTTAGCAATGGTGTGCGGTTCATTCATGATTTTTCATGACACTATCTCATTAGGTCAATTGATTACGACTACAACTTACTTAGGTATGTTAGTATGGCCGCTTCTCGCACTCGGTTTTTTCTTCAATATTATCCAACGCGGGAACGCTTCTTATGAACGTATCAGTGACATTATGGATACAAAAAATGAAATTGATACAACCTATAGTGTTGAAGGTTTTCCAACTGGAAACATCTCTTTCAACATTGAAAGTTTCCGCTTTCCAGATGCCGAACATCCTGCTTTAACAGACGTTCATTTTACGATAGAAGAGGGCACGACAGTAGGTATCGTGGGAAGAACGAGTTCAGGTAAAAGTACCCTCCTTCGTTTATTAGTACGAGAATTTGATACGAAAAGACCAGAAGATATTACGTATGGCAAAATACCTATCAGAGATTATGAAATCAGTCATCTGCGTGCCATGTTTGGATATGTGCCGCAAGATAATTTCTTGTTTTCAACAACAATAAAGGAAAACATTGCTTTTGCAGATCCTGCAATGGAAGAAGAAAATATTGCACGTGCTGCGCAATTGAGTTATATCCATGATGATATTTTAGATTTTCCGAAAGGCTATCAGACCATTGTAGGTGAACGTGGTGTTTCATTATCCGGTGGACAAAAACAACGTGTCTCTATTGCGCGTGCAGTGATTCAAAATCCACTAGTGCTTATATTCGATGATTCTTTGTCAGCGGTAGATGCAGATACAGAAGAACATATATTAACAAATATGCAAAATGACAGACAGGGCAAAACAAATATTATTACTGCGCACCGTATGAGTGCAGTGAGTCATGCTGATTTGATTGTCGTTATGGATGAAGGTACAGTGGCTGAAAAAGGAACACATGAAGAATTAATGCGCAATCAAGGTTGGTATTGGCAGACTTATCAATCTCAACAATTACGTGATGAATTAACACGAAATCTTGATGATATCACGCAAGGGGAAGGAGATGGTTCGAATGCCGAAAACAAATGA